The window TTTGGACTTTAAAAATGTAGGTCTAGGAAGTGTTCTTACAAGCTTAGGAATTGACATAAATGACTCAACTTAAACCAACCTTTTCTAAACCTAATTTGTAGTATTTTGTTAAGATATGATAGTTTACTACGAGGAGCACTTTGGTAGGAAAAAAAGTTCTGAAATTTATGGgatctaaaatatatagtttttaattaatttagaaatcaaatattatttatatattaataattatggATAAATGCGAATATTTTATTTCGCTGTAATTAGAACATCGGTTGTATACTCGCTCAAATGACATGTGAATCAAATAATAAACCCTAACGTCTGAATTATAAACGTAGAACCTTGAAACTTCCGGACATATATTCCTTAACAACAGCAGGAACAGAGTGACTGGCCGGCAGTATAAGTGGGACCTTGATGCCGGGTAATTGGGCAACACGTGACGGCATGGCAAAGGAATAATTTGGAGAAATCGAGGAAAGATAAAATGATAGAGCAAGTGGTTGCAGCCATATTGGTTTTGCATGTGGTGTCTCACTCACAGTCAGGGTTTCAAACTCTTGTAactttttttcattcttttttttggtaaacatgttATAAGATTGCATTACCAGTTTTTGAGTTTGTGACAGAAGGTACAAAGGATACTAATAGCAGAAAATACAAACACCGAAATGAAACTactaaacaacaacaaaatacaGTAAAGAAAAACACGATTGAGGACGGACATCGAAAGACGAAGGAGAGAGCACTCGAGAGAACTTGTGAGAGTTGCAAGAGTACGCAACAAGCAAGCTCAGAAACTCCATAGTAAGGCATCAGTTATAATATGAGTCACGAGCCGGTAATATTGGCTTGCCCAGACACTCGCCTCCAAAACATGACTTCACCACGAAGCCCTTCCACCTGCAGAGAGCAAAGACACCAGCGAGAGCTCGGAGCTCGCAGCAGACGACAATGAGGCCGCACCAAAGCGGCGAAATCGACGAACCAGAGCCTGTCGAAGCAGACGACAATGGGGCCGCACCACTTTTTTTCATTCTTTGTTTACATTATAGCAAGATCTATCTATTTCCAAATAATCTCAGACAAAAACTTTAgaatcaaattttattatactCTAGTTTGGTTGTATATGTAGGCATATGTTAGACAATATATAAGACTTTGCTCAAAAAAAATGACAAGACattcatataatatattatgtaatCATGTTTTCGattcctttttaaaattataatgttatcatatatatatgtttttggaaTAGTACAAACttagtaaaaaaattgtttaattttgTGTTGTATTATTGGCTTATTAATGTTCTTTCAGTTAGAACTGTTTTAGTTTCTTACAAAAACAACTTGCATGCTCTGAAAGTTAAGAACACTAACCAAGAGCTGTGTATAAAATAAACGAAAGAAGATTTAGGATCGGATTAGAGATTTTGAGGCACTATTCCCAAAGGGACCCCGCATATATTCTTGCCTCCATCTTCAAGCAAAGCATCAAAGCGTAGATTCCCATGCAGTTCTTTCTTTTTAGCTGTTGTTccctttttatttaatttaatagtaGCTCTTTGGagctttcttttgtttgtttccaCTTTAGTGAAAATTTCTCTAGATTTCAGAAAATGGATTCGTTTTTACGATCTGTATATTTTTCATTCACTCATTAAGTTTTGATTGGTATTATTAGAATGTGCTCTTCTTACTCAAACTTATGGTCTCTTTTCTTTATCTCTTTCTTTTGTAGAAAGTTTTCTTTCatcttgtttttgtttgcttTCGTCTATATCAAGCTAGTTTCTCCAAAGTAAAATGTATACAATTTGCTTTCAAAATTCAtttcaaaaaaatcattttaaaatgtactatatggcttaacaaaaaaaaactgtctcaaagaaataaatttgtaaatagAATAGGTTTTTGATTCTGtttataaatatccaaataggtaaattaaattataaattattaaacgaaattttctttttattcaaaaaaacaaagaataaaaaaaacttttcctcACTTACAATAAATCATAAACTTTGTTATAATGAAAATGTGTTATCGACAAGAATTTAAATAATCCCATCAGTTATTCAGTTTACATATAGTTTTTCATTTGTTAAATTTGTCTGATATGAATGTCTTTTACAAAAATGATGTCGTCATGTAGACGCGTCACTGGTTCGTGTGATAAAAAGCATCAGATATTGCATTTTCTACCGCGGGCCTGTAATAACTTTATCACAATGTAGTAATTTGGGCCGGTGGGCTTAACTACACATATAGGAAATATCAAATGTaattgttcaaaaataaaacgaAATATCAAATGTAAAATCATTCAGTAAATTCTCTAATTCATTTACTCACTCTTCTCAGAGATCAACCTTCTGATCAACCCCAGTATCTCTTCTCTCAAACGGTTAGCCAGATCCGGTACAGTCTCCTTCACATCAGTAAACCACAACTCATCCCGGTTCTGCACTCCTCCAGAGCTAAACCATTGGCATATAACCTGAGCGATTGCAAGAAGGTAAACACCACAGTCGTACCCATTCCTCTGCTGCGGTGTATCACTGCACTCTCTGTATATCGCATCTCCATCAGACACAAACGGAGAAACCGCTTCGAAGAGCTGTTTTGCACTCCATTTATTCAGTCCCATCAAGCTGTCGTGATGAAAAAACGAGTTGGCTTCTTTGTAATACACGAGTAAGGTCCAGTGTAATCCTCCTTCGGCTAGCTCGACATTGGTGTTGTCGTTTACGGGGAATATCAGGAGGTCGCTGTCGCGTAATCCAAGGGGTTTGATGAAGTCTTTGAGTGATTCGGTGTCGGGGCAGTTTGAGATCCAGAAGGCAATGGAGGGAGGGATCAGTGAGATGGCAGAGGAAGTGTGGACCGTGGATAAGTAGCTTAGGTAGAACTCGATGACACGGTCGTTAAGAAAATTGGGTCCGTTTAGGATGTCCAAATCTGATCTCCGGAGGACAACATCGTTGTAGCTAAGGATCTTGTCGTCATCTGAACTGTATCCCATGGCCGACAGTGGAGGAATCTATAATAAATCTGCAATGTGCAAATGTCAATGAGGCAACCTTTATGTAAGCTAATATCAAGAAAACATATACAGTTAGCGTGCGTAGCAAGACATGCATCAAATAAATACAAACCAGAACATTCGTTGAGGCTTTTTGTCGAACAGTTTGCGTTCATTAGAACATTTTTTTTCGTACAAAAATCACgcaaaggaaacaaaatttCTTACACAATAATCAGTGGTTGGTtatataaaattgaatttaACAAAGAGAAaggaataaaaataagaaaagagaaATCTCTATCAGGGAACAGAAACTTGGTAAACATATTCATTCACTCACGATTAGCGACAAACTAATGAATCAACAGTTACCTTGAATCTCTTTAATCTATACGTGATGCCTCCTGAAAAAGGATCAGATCAATCCACGGCTTGCAAAAGGAACTGTAATCTGAGTTAaataatccttactaataaaagggaccttttgaggctccatagagcatccaca of the Brassica rapa cultivar Chiifu-401-42 chromosome A03, CAAS_Brap_v3.01, whole genome shotgun sequence genome contains:
- the LOC103856581 gene encoding NEDD8-specific protease 1; the encoded protein is MGYSSDDDKILSYNDVVLRRSDLDILNGPNFLNDRVIEFYLSYLSTVHTSSAISLIPPSIAFWISNCPDTESLKDFIKPLGLRDSDLLIFPVNDNTNVELAEGGLHWTLLVYYKEANSFFHHDSLMGLNKWSAKQLFEAVSPFVSDGDAIYRECSDTPQQRNGYDCGVYLLAIAQVICQWFSSGGVQNRDELWFTDVKETVPDLANRLREEILGLIRRLISEKSE